One Coccinella septempunctata chromosome 8, icCocSept1.1, whole genome shotgun sequence genomic window carries:
- the LOC123318648 gene encoding uncharacterized protein LOC123318648 gives MQNNKGKIPNTEIHTRDNTRQKAKIPTIDISASSEQKPSTSRTENNERLNYSVVTRMKKNKDVNGLQSDVTVVENEIENNKNKQRLSTTSNIPSESNSPTNGNNQITSARNENDGFIYPRNRSRKFKKRLGQGGSSQENDNFTGEERKVWIYINRVKKEAKEEDVVAYIKAKAGFESENINVKEIPSNYNQLKRFLVIGPLHRKKELYEPEFWPQNKRI, from the exons ATGCAGAATAACAAAGGAAAAATCCCTAATACAGAAATCCACACAAGAGATAACACCCGTCAAAAGGCGAAAATACCAACAATTGATATTTCTGCAAGCTCAGAACAGAAACCGTCAACATCGCGTACCGAAAACAATGAACGGCTGAACTACTCAGTAGTCACACGAATGAAGAAAAACAAAGATGTCAACGGATTGCAATCAGATGTCACCGTTGTCgagaatgaaattgaaaacaacAAGAATAAACAAAGGTTATCAACTACATCCAATATTCCTTCCGAATCGAATTCACCCACAAATGGAAACAATCAGATTACATCAGCGAGAAATGAGAATGATGGGTTTATCTATCCACGAAATAGAAGTAGGAAATTCAAGAAGAGATTGGGCCAAGGAGGATCATCTCAGGAAAATGATAACTTTACAGGAGAGGAGAGAAAAGTATGGATATACATAAACAGAGTAAAAAAGGAAGCCAAAGAGGAAGATGTCGTGGCATATATAAAGGCAAAAGCAGGTTTTGAAAGTGAAAACATAAATGTAAAGGAAATCCCATCAAACTACAACCAACTGAAGAGATTTTTAGTCATAGGACCCCTACATAGAAAGAAAGAACTATATGAACCAGAATTTTGGCCACAAAAT AAACGAATATAA